A DNA window from Pleuronectes platessa chromosome 19, fPlePla1.1, whole genome shotgun sequence contains the following coding sequences:
- the ptgdsa gene encoding prostaglandin D2 synthase a — protein sequence MRTTVLAVVMVTCLMMVVDADVKPQRDFNLQRFAGKWYRVGLAYDAPSFVSYRDRMKASMGIVAALPNGNVNLTMWDSMPWGCQSKTYHYERTTVPGQFTYFSARHNMVKDITVVDTNYSEYAVVLKHKVYNREYTQVALYGRSLRLRIDIIQKFKGFASSRGLSRDSILTPPPAENCPPSASGR from the exons ATGAGGACCACGGTGCTGGCTGTTGTCATGGTGACGTGCTTGATGATGGTGGTAGACGCTGATGTGAAGCCACAGAGAGACTTCAACCTGCAGAGG tttgCAGGGAAATGGTACCGTGTGGGTCTGGCCTATGACGCTCCAAGTTTTGTCTCTTACAGAGACAGGATGAAGGCCTCCATGGGCATCGTCGCAGCGCTGCCCAACGGGAACGTTAACCTCACCATGTGGGATTccat GCCGTGGGGCTGTCAGAGTAAAACGTACCACTATGAGAGGACCACTGTTCCTGGACAGTTCACCTACTTCAGCGCAC GCCATAACATGGTGAAGGACATCACAGTGGTGGACACAAACTACAGTGAATACGCTGTGGTTCTCAAACACAAGGTTTATAACAGAGAGTACACACAGGTGGCCCTTTACG GTCGTTCTCTCAGACTGAGGATCGATATCATTCAGAAGTTTAAAGGCTTCGCCTCATCCCGAGGTTTGTCCAGAGATTCTATTCTGACCCCACCTCCAGCAG AAAACTGCCCACCCTCTGCATCTGGACGTTAG